One genomic window of Candidatus Zixiibacteriota bacterium includes the following:
- the fliJ gene encoding flagellar export protein FliJ: MKKFRFRLERMLQLKEHKEKERQKNLAQATQKVVNQENHLAGLGQKRLETQADQRGYLTGRLALTSLTMFSRYYTLLKKNELTGRELLRIYQREQEKKRLDLVSATREKKIYEKLKEKKRQAYDKEMETLQQKEQDEIASQMFIHKKKLPL; this comes from the coding sequence ATGAAAAAGTTCAGATTCCGGCTGGAAAGAATGCTCCAGCTAAAAGAACATAAAGAAAAAGAGCGGCAGAAAAATCTGGCCCAGGCCACCCAGAAGGTAGTCAACCAGGAAAATCATCTGGCGGGACTCGGCCAAAAACGGCTGGAAACCCAGGCCGATCAACGAGGTTATCTTACCGGCCGACTGGCCCTGACATCTCTGACCATGTTTTCCCGATATTATACGCTCCTTAAGAAAAATGAATTAACCGGGCGGGAATTGCTTCGCATATATCAGCGGGAACAGGAAAAAAAAAGGCTCGATCTGGTTTCGGCGACACGGGAAAAAAAGATATATGAGAAGCTGAAAGAAAAAAAACGACAGGCTTACGATAAGGAAATGGAAACACTCCAGCAAAAGGAACAGGATGAAATAGCCTCGCAAATGTTTATACACAAAAAAAAACTCCCGTTATAA
- a CDS encoding PAS domain S-box protein, whose translation MDEREAMEVEIADDVGRFAETYSSFNQIINKLQRQYLSLKEMYSHQSEELQAVNKTLQVLMGENRAVTEFLNNILNSLSSGVMAIDSVGRISHMNPAARKILGFGEADDGILGAQYNDIMPVSQDPELSALEAIHSGHEIEGREKEIKTRYGTDVNLSVSTSLLKNQSGQIIGAVELFHDISKLRKMEEQLSQMKVLASLGEMAASIAHEIRNPLNGIGGFASLLTRDLEDDPAKKEMARKIVGGVESINRIIQTLLDFARREKIQKSPIDLKNYLSALLVAYAEEYGPTDIGDKLKLEASSGDLIVNLDQHLFRQVFFNLIKNGFEAGGKDTQVTIRFGLLPLVDAQKEYSEGLGLAGTETLVQIIVEDNGPGFSEADCRKMFSPFYSTKENGIGLGLSIAWKIVKAHGGDLSACSQPGRGTKFSILIPVNIN comes from the coding sequence ATGGATGAACGGGAAGCCATGGAAGTTGAAATCGCCGATGATGTCGGGCGTTTTGCGGAAACCTATTCTTCCTTTAATCAGATAATCAATAAACTCCAGCGGCAATATCTTTCTCTGAAGGAAATGTATTCTCATCAAAGCGAGGAATTACAGGCTGTCAACAAGACTCTTCAGGTCTTAATGGGGGAAAACCGGGCGGTCACGGAATTTTTGAACAACATTCTCAATTCGCTGTCATCGGGAGTAATGGCTATTGATTCCGTCGGACGGATATCACATATGAATCCGGCCGCCAGAAAGATTCTTGGTTTTGGTGAGGCAGATGACGGAATTCTGGGCGCGCAATATAATGATATCATGCCGGTTTCGCAAGATCCGGAATTATCCGCCCTTGAAGCCATACATTCCGGACACGAAATTGAAGGAAGGGAAAAGGAGATAAAAACCAGGTACGGAACCGATGTGAATCTATCAGTTTCCACTTCTCTTCTAAAAAACCAATCCGGGCAGATAATCGGCGCGGTGGAGCTGTTTCATGATATTTCCAAGCTGAGAAAGATGGAAGAGCAATTGTCGCAAATGAAAGTTTTGGCTTCGTTAGGCGAAATGGCGGCTTCCATAGCCCATGAAATCCGTAACCCTTTAAATGGTATTGGTGGTTTTGCATCACTTCTAACCCGCGATCTTGAAGATGACCCGGCCAAAAAAGAGATGGCCCGGAAAATTGTCGGCGGAGTGGAGAGTATCAATCGAATTATTCAAACTCTTCTCGACTTCGCCCGGCGTGAGAAAATTCAGAAATCTCCGATTGATTTAAAGAATTATCTGTCGGCTCTTCTGGTTGCTTATGCCGAGGAATATGGCCCGACGGATATCGGCGACAAACTCAAATTAGAGGCATCATCGGGAGACCTGATAGTCAATCTGGACCAACATCTTTTCAGACAGGTATTTTTTAATCTTATAAAAAATGGATTTGAAGCCGGCGGCAAAGATACGCAAGTAACAATTCGATTTGGACTCCTTCCCCTGGTTGACGCGCAGAAGGAATATTCCGAGGGGTTGGGACTGGCCGGAACCGAGACTCTGGTCCAGATTATAGTTGAAGATAATGGTCCGGGTTTTTCCGAAGCGGATTGCCGGAAAATGTTTTCTCCATTTTATTCCACCAAGGAAAACGGTATTGGTCTGGGTTTGTCGATTGCCTGGAAAATTGTCAAGGCCCACGGCGGGGACCTGAGTGCCTGTTCGCAGCCTGGCCGGGGAACAAAATTCTCGATTTTAATACCTGTGAATATAAATTAG
- the fliE gene encoding flagellar hook-basal body complex protein FliE encodes MSGNIGQVSRLVPGLQEQLNPGQVSNEQPDKGKFTELFNNLLDSVNELHLDAGKAQELLATGEAEDLHQVMIAIEEAGIATDLLLEIRNRLMDAYQEIMRMPM; translated from the coding sequence ATGAGCGGTAATATCGGACAAGTGAGCCGGCTGGTTCCCGGTTTACAGGAACAGCTCAATCCCGGACAGGTTTCGAATGAACAACCCGATAAGGGTAAATTTACGGAACTTTTCAACAATCTGCTGGATTCGGTTAATGAGCTTCATCTGGATGCGGGTAAGGCCCAGGAACTTTTGGCGACGGGGGAGGCTGAGGATCTGCACCAGGTGATGATTGCTATAGAAGAGGCCGGTATCGCAACCGATTTGCTGCTGGAAATAAGGAATCGGCTGATGGATGCATACCAGGAAATCATGCGTATGCCAATGTAG
- the flgB gene encoding flagellar basal body rod protein FlgB: protein MSNLIKNVIIDKSGIPLLEKFLDLSSTRQKLIAGNLANVSTPNYKSKDIDFHGELKKAVGQSEHIAGKLTNPAHLPLGQNKNSAPEVIVNDSRDANGINNVDVDREVANLARNQIYYSVGAQILARKITGLKNAIKSK from the coding sequence ATGTCGAACTTGATAAAAAATGTAATAATCGATAAAAGCGGAATTCCATTGCTGGAAAAATTCCTCGATTTATCATCGACCAGGCAGAAATTGATTGCCGGGAATTTGGCCAATGTTTCAACCCCCAATTACAAAAGCAAGGATATTGATTTCCATGGCGAATTAAAAAAGGCGGTGGGTCAATCGGAGCATATTGCGGGAAAACTGACCAATCCGGCCCATCTGCCGCTCGGCCAGAATAAGAACAGCGCCCCGGAAGTTATTGTCAATGATTCAAGAGATGCCAACGGAATAAATAATGTCGATGTCGATCGGGAAGTGGCTAATCTGGCCAGAAACCAGATCTATTATTCTGTCGGTGCGCAAATACTGGCCAGGAAAATCACCGGATTGAAAAACGCCATAAAGAGCAAGTAG
- a CDS encoding OmpA family protein: protein MIRRSKKEDHENLERWLLTYADLITLLLAFFIVMYSMSQVDAKKFGKMSKALSGVLKGGEIAVRRGDDIGTAPGRGVMQVGHLVSIGDKIREKIKEKSGDNKTVSTEITERGLVIHIMESALFKLGSADLEPQARMVLDIVSDNLHDIPNHIRVEGHTDNVPIATNKYPSNWELSSARATEVVRYLINTHSIKPSEISALGYGEFRPMKPNNTIENRAQNRRVDIVVLTMELTAAEPSSELYRQ from the coding sequence ATGATACGCCGTTCCAAAAAAGAAGACCACGAAAATCTTGAAAGATGGTTGTTGACCTACGCCGATTTGATTACTCTTCTTCTGGCCTTTTTTATTGTCATGTATTCCATGTCACAGGTCGATGCCAAGAAATTCGGTAAAATGTCCAAAGCCCTTTCAGGCGTTCTCAAGGGCGGTGAAATCGCGGTCCGGCGCGGGGATGATATAGGTACGGCACCTGGACGCGGAGTTATGCAGGTCGGGCATCTGGTTTCAATCGGCGATAAAATCCGTGAAAAAATAAAAGAAAAATCCGGCGATAATAAAACGGTCAGCACCGAAATCACAGAACGCGGCCTGGTTATACATATTATGGAATCGGCCCTGTTTAAACTCGGTTCCGCAGATCTGGAACCTCAGGCCAGAATGGTCCTCGATATTGTCTCCGATAATCTGCATGATATCCCCAATCATATCCGGGTTGAAGGTCATACCGACAATGTTCCCATCGCCACCAATAAATATCCATCCAACTGGGAATTGTCATCAGCCCGGGCAACTGAGGTTGTTCGCTACCTGATTAATACCCATTCCATCAAACCGAGCGAAATCTCGGCTCTCGGTTATGGTGAATTCCGTCCCATGAAACCCAACAATACCATTGAGAATCGGGCCCAGAATCGCCGGGTCGATATTGTCGTTCTCACCATGGAACTGACTGCGGCCGAACCAAGCTCGGAATTGTACCGCCAGTAG
- the flgC gene encoding flagellar basal body rod protein FlgC, with product MPGIFTSIDISATGLTVQRQKMDVVAENIANAETTRTPEGGPYRRKRLVAAENTRETSFRNEMTRAKSRLVRTDPGHISGGTKRLPQTSELSEVKADIKAAPADDFRLVYDPSHPEADQDGFVKMPDVEVVTEMVDMLASSRAYEANTMAISAAKDMAKNALEI from the coding sequence ATGCCGGGAATTTTCACATCAATTGATATCTCCGCCACCGGATTAACGGTCCAGCGACAGAAAATGGATGTGGTCGCTGAGAATATTGCCAATGCTGAAACTACCAGGACCCCGGAAGGCGGTCCGTATCGAAGGAAACGGCTGGTCGCCGCTGAAAATACGCGGGAGACTTCTTTCCGCAACGAAATGACCCGGGCGAAATCACGTCTGGTGCGTACCGATCCCGGTCATATTTCCGGCGGTACCAAGCGTTTGCCGCAGACATCCGAATTATCGGAAGTGAAGGCGGATATTAAGGCGGCCCCGGCGGACGATTTCCGTCTCGTTTATGATCCGTCGCATCCCGAGGCCGATCAGGATGGTTTCGTGAAAATGCCGGATGTTGAGGTTGTCACCGAGATGGTCGATATGCTGGCCTCATCTCGAGCCTATGAAGCCAATACCATGGCCATTTCCGCGGCCAAGGATATGGCCAAGAATGCACTTGAAATTTAG
- the fliI gene encoding flagellar protein export ATPase FliI, whose product MKTIPYDLFAGQIDQASTIKHSGRVAQIIGLVIESIGPAVSIGDLCQIENPENGDKIRAEVVGFRDNRILLMPLGSVSGITPGSIVVSTGEQLRVPVGEQLIGRVLGGLGQPIDSLGPILTGKMRPIDSLPISALKRTRITRAIWTGIKAIDIMATCGQGQRMGIFAGSGVGKSVALGMIARGSTADVNVIALVGERGREVREFIEKDLGANGLKRSVVVVVTSDQPSLIRVKGAMVATAIAEHFRDQGMNVMLLMDSLTRIAIAQREIGLAVGEPPATKGFTPSVFALLPRLLERAGTNERGSITGLYTVLVEGDDFNEPVSDAVRSILDGHIALSRRLASMNQYPAVDILDSISRLMIEVATPEHLELAAKVRQIVATYREAEDLINIGAYVKGSSSRIDYAISKIDDINNFFRQEISEKCLFDDSLKELAKVFETDNGRTGKDEKVQIPAGKNAPAKRT is encoded by the coding sequence ATGAAAACGATTCCCTATGACCTGTTTGCCGGTCAGATAGACCAGGCTTCGACTATTAAACACTCCGGGCGAGTTGCCCAGATTATCGGACTTGTTATTGAATCAATCGGGCCGGCGGTCTCAATCGGGGATCTCTGCCAGATAGAGAATCCGGAAAACGGCGATAAAATTCGCGCCGAGGTGGTCGGTTTTCGGGATAATCGTATTTTATTGATGCCCCTTGGGTCGGTATCAGGTATAACCCCGGGGTCCATTGTGGTATCGACCGGGGAACAACTACGGGTTCCGGTCGGGGAGCAGTTGATCGGCCGCGTTCTGGGCGGATTGGGTCAGCCAATCGATAGCCTGGGGCCAATTCTCACAGGAAAGATGCGGCCAATCGACAGTCTCCCGATTTCGGCCCTGAAACGTACCAGAATCACCCGGGCGATCTGGACCGGTATTAAGGCTATAGATATAATGGCTACCTGCGGTCAGGGCCAGAGGATGGGGATCTTTGCCGGTTCCGGGGTGGGTAAATCAGTTGCCCTGGGCATGATTGCGAGGGGTTCGACGGCCGATGTCAATGTGATTGCTCTGGTGGGTGAACGGGGAAGAGAAGTCCGCGAATTTATTGAAAAAGACCTTGGGGCAAACGGCCTGAAACGGTCAGTGGTGGTCGTGGTTACCTCCGACCAACCATCACTTATTCGAGTCAAAGGCGCTATGGTGGCCACCGCCATTGCGGAACATTTTCGGGACCAGGGAATGAATGTCATGTTGTTAATGGATTCACTGACCCGGATTGCCATTGCCCAGCGCGAAATCGGTCTGGCCGTCGGAGAACCTCCGGCGACCAAAGGTTTTACACCATCGGTTTTTGCCCTGTTACCACGTCTATTGGAACGGGCCGGAACCAACGAACGGGGTTCCATCACCGGTCTTTATACTGTGCTGGTGGAAGGAGACGATTTCAACGAACCGGTCTCCGATGCCGTCAGATCTATCCTTGATGGTCATATCGCCCTGTCGCGCCGATTGGCCTCCATGAATCAGTACCCGGCAGTGGATATTCTCGATTCCATCAGCCGGTTGATGATTGAGGTCGCCACTCCCGAGCATCTTGAACTGGCCGCGAAAGTCCGCCAGATTGTTGCCACTTATCGGGAGGCGGAGGATTTGATAAATATCGGCGCCTATGTTAAAGGATCCTCATCTCGAATAGATTACGCCATATCCAAGATCGATGATATTAATAACTTTTTCCGACAGGAGATTTCGGAGAAATGTCTTTTCGATGATTCCCTGAAGGAATTGGCGAAAGTATTCGAAACCGATAATGGTCGGACAGGCAAGGATGAAAAAGTTCAGATTCCGGCTGGAAAGAATGCTCCAGCTAAAAGAACATAA
- a CDS encoding sigma-54-dependent Fis family transcriptional regulator — protein MKINVLAVDDDKLANEFFTETLKRAGYEVTSAFSAEEALQEIENKPFDIVVSDIRMKNMDGIELLQKARQLQPEMVVILVTAYGTVENAVRAMKLGAYDFLLKPVSPDALEIVVERAAELVSLRNENRQLKSDLANRYQDIIGKSSQMRQIFDLIATTARARSTVMITGESGTGKEMVARAIHYASDRKDRPFITLNCAALPENLVEAELFGYEKGAFTGAIKQHKGRFEIADGGTLLLDEISEMPTGLQAKLLRVLQERCFERVGSTATIEVDVRIIATSNRNLKELIKQEKFREDLYYRLNVIPVHLPPLRERLGDIPLLIQHFIEKYNDENGKMVSEADENVMRMMMRYHWPGNVRELENYIERAIVTSSSNILSQNDFPNDLVLGKLADEISGISVGMSLADGEKYLILKTLEQYGGNKTKTAEILNVTPRTIRNKLAEYNIETDD, from the coding sequence ATGAAAATAAATGTTCTGGCGGTTGATGATGATAAACTGGCCAATGAATTTTTCACCGAAACCCTGAAACGGGCGGGATACGAAGTCACTTCGGCATTTTCGGCTGAGGAAGCGCTTCAGGAAATCGAGAATAAGCCATTCGATATTGTGGTTTCCGATATTCGCATGAAAAATATGGATGGCATCGAACTACTTCAGAAAGCCCGTCAACTGCAACCCGAAATGGTGGTAATCCTGGTTACGGCTTACGGTACGGTTGAAAATGCCGTCAGAGCCATGAAATTGGGTGCTTATGATTTTCTTTTGAAACCGGTTTCGCCTGATGCTCTTGAAATTGTGGTGGAACGAGCCGCCGAATTGGTCAGTCTAAGAAACGAGAACCGCCAGTTAAAATCGGACCTGGCCAACCGCTATCAGGATATAATCGGTAAATCATCTCAGATGAGGCAGATATTCGATTTGATCGCCACCACCGCCAGGGCGCGCTCAACAGTTATGATAACCGGAGAGTCCGGGACCGGAAAGGAAATGGTGGCCCGGGCCATACATTATGCCTCGGATCGTAAGGATCGTCCGTTTATAACTCTCAATTGCGCCGCTTTACCTGAAAACCTGGTAGAGGCTGAGCTGTTTGGTTATGAAAAAGGTGCTTTTACGGGAGCCATAAAACAGCATAAGGGTCGATTCGAAATCGCCGACGGAGGGACTCTGTTACTTGATGAAATTTCCGAAATGCCGACCGGTTTACAGGCCAAGTTGCTTCGGGTTTTACAGGAAAGATGTTTCGAGCGAGTCGGTTCAACCGCTACGATCGAGGTTGATGTTCGGATTATCGCCACCTCCAATCGTAATCTCAAGGAATTGATAAAACAGGAAAAATTTCGCGAAGACCTTTATTATCGTTTGAATGTCATTCCTGTTCATCTGCCGCCTCTTCGGGAGCGCCTGGGCGATATCCCGCTTCTGATACAGCATTTTATTGAAAAGTACAACGATGAAAATGGTAAGATGGTATCCGAGGCCGACGAAAACGTGATGCGAATGATGATGAGATATCACTGGCCGGGAAATGTCCGGGAGCTTGAGAACTATATCGAGCGGGCGATCGTTACATCATCGTCAAACATCTTAAGCCAGAATGATTTCCCCAACGATTTGGTCTTAGGCAAACTGGCTGATGAAATTTCAGGGATTTCGGTAGGTATGAGTCTGGCCGATGGCGAAAAATATCTTATCCTCAAGACCCTTGAGCAATATGGCGGGAATAAAACCAAAACTGCTGAAATCCTTAATGTTACACCGCGAACTATAAGGAATAAGCTGGCCGAATACAATATTGAGACCGACGACTGA
- the fliF gene encoding flagellar M-ring protein FliF — translation MEYFKQLFRNISEFIRAMSPSQAIMLIGITAGIVVGAIAMTGWIGSVNYATLYTNLDPSEAGEITNYLNEQNIPFELSDGGRTIAVPSGDVYRLRISLASEGMPRSGNIGYSIFDQSNLGMTEFLQNLNFRRALEGELMRTIMQLSDVQAARVHIVMPKDRLFAKDKKEATASVVLKLRNPAGLSKSQLAGISHLVASSVEGLKPENISIIDYDGNLLSSKMEMDAIAGLTASQLDVRQNVEKYLEEKAQSLLDGVIGRGKSIVRVTAKLNFQQVERTSELYDPNSAVIRSEERTDETKTAKDKQEELAEKNDESKIESSITNYEINKTVEHIVGEIGDISKLSIAVMLDGVYRDVENAEGVTERVYEPRSQEDIDRITAIVKNAVGFDSERNDQIEVTNLSFDNTSMNYEQDKLDQMYMQELYLDIGKKVGLVVLAILALLYFRKKAKKLFAALGQFLPPARPQKAAYSGSTPIVEEEEVEIPKIQPEKRRKKLVDQMQETAKGQPEEIAKVIKTMMLE, via the coding sequence ATGGAATACTTTAAACAGCTTTTTCGGAATATTTCCGAATTTATCCGGGCCATGTCGCCCAGTCAGGCGATAATGCTGATTGGCATTACAGCCGGTATCGTTGTCGGCGCTATTGCCATGACCGGTTGGATCGGCAGCGTTAATTATGCCACCCTCTATACCAATCTTGATCCATCGGAAGCGGGCGAGATAACCAATTATCTTAATGAACAGAATATCCCCTTCGAACTCTCCGATGGCGGTCGGACAATTGCAGTTCCGTCGGGCGATGTCTATCGCCTGAGGATTTCTCTGGCTTCGGAAGGTATGCCGCGTTCGGGTAACATCGGGTATTCGATTTTCGACCAGTCCAATCTCGGGATGACGGAATTTCTGCAGAATCTGAATTTCCGCCGGGCCCTGGAAGGCGAGTTGATGCGGACAATCATGCAATTATCGGATGTCCAGGCCGCCCGGGTCCATATCGTTATGCCGAAAGACCGGCTCTTTGCCAAGGATAAAAAAGAAGCGACCGCCTCGGTCGTTCTTAAGCTCAGGAACCCGGCCGGTCTCAGTAAAAGCCAATTGGCCGGAATCAGCCATCTCGTGGCTTCCTCGGTCGAAGGTCTCAAACCGGAAAATATCTCTATTATCGACTATGATGGGAATCTGCTTTCATCAAAAATGGAGATGGACGCGATTGCCGGATTGACGGCCTCGCAACTGGATGTCCGTCAAAATGTCGAAAAATATCTCGAAGAAAAGGCCCAATCACTGCTTGATGGTGTCATAGGTCGAGGCAAATCTATTGTCCGGGTCACCGCCAAACTCAATTTCCAACAGGTCGAACGGACCTCGGAATTGTATGACCCCAACTCGGCTGTCATTCGAAGCGAGGAACGGACTGATGAAACCAAAACGGCCAAGGATAAGCAGGAAGAACTGGCTGAAAAAAATGATGAATCAAAAATCGAATCTTCGATTACCAATTATGAAATAAATAAAACCGTTGAACATATTGTCGGCGAAATCGGTGATATCAGCAAACTATCCATTGCCGTTATGCTCGACGGGGTGTATCGCGACGTGGAAAACGCCGAAGGCGTAACCGAACGGGTCTATGAACCTCGTTCGCAGGAAGATATTGATCGCATTACGGCTATTGTCAAAAACGCGGTCGGTTTCGATTCCGAGCGCAACGATCAGATCGAAGTGACCAATCTGTCTTTCGACAACACTTCCATGAATTACGAGCAGGATAAGCTGGATCAGATGTATATGCAGGAGCTCTATCTGGATATTGGTAAGAAAGTCGGGTTGGTCGTTCTGGCTATTCTGGCTCTTCTGTATTTCCGAAAAAAAGCGAAAAAGCTGTTCGCCGCCCTCGGTCAATTCCTGCCCCCGGCGCGCCCGCAGAAGGCGGCTTATTCGGGTTCAACTCCAATAGTCGAAGAGGAAGAAGTGGAAATTCCCAAAATCCAGCCGGAGAAGAGACGCAAGAAATTGGTAGACCAGATGCAGGAAACCGCCAAGGGGCAGCCCGAGGAAATTGCCAAAGTCATTAAGACGATGATGCTTGAATAA
- a CDS encoding flagellar motor protein — protein MDIATIGGLIIGIGAVIVSFLLEGGHLSAIVQPPAMMIVIGGTIGATIVTTSVKTLGNIPNLLKMAFFRKPPDSLETVDQLVHMSEKARKEGVLGLEKDMNHIADPFFRKAIRLVIDGTETSVLKNILETEIAYTEDRHKKGILFFQKMGGFSPTLGIIGTVLGLIHTLGSTSDAERMAQAIAGAFIATLWGVALANLCYLPIGDKLKLRHEEELANLDLIMEGVISIQSGDNPRVVRTKLLSFVSPQLRGEE, from the coding sequence ATGGATATAGCGACTATTGGTGGATTGATAATTGGCATCGGGGCCGTGATCGTTTCATTTCTTCTTGAGGGCGGGCACCTGAGCGCCATTGTCCAACCCCCTGCCATGATGATTGTTATCGGCGGCACAATCGGGGCTACCATTGTTACCACCTCGGTCAAGACTCTCGGAAATATTCCCAATTTGCTAAAAATGGCCTTTTTCAGGAAGCCTCCCGATTCTCTGGAGACGGTTGACCAGTTGGTCCATATGTCCGAAAAAGCCCGTAAAGAGGGTGTCTTGGGGTTGGAAAAAGATATGAACCATATCGCCGATCCCTTTTTCCGGAAAGCCATTCGGCTGGTTATTGATGGCACGGAAACATCAGTACTGAAAAACATTCTGGAAACGGAAATAGCATATACTGAGGATCGTCATAAAAAAGGAATCCTCTTTTTTCAAAAAATGGGTGGTTTTTCACCGACCCTGGGAATTATCGGGACTGTATTGGGGCTGATTCATACGCTAGGGAGTACGTCCGATGCCGAGCGTATGGCTCAGGCCATAGCCGGGGCTTTTATCGCCACTCTCTGGGGAGTGGCCCTGGCTAATCTCTGTTATCTGCCAATTGGTGACAAACTTAAACTTCGTCATGAAGAAGAGCTGGCCAATCTGGATTTAATTATGGAGGGTGTTATTTCAATCCAGTCGGGTGATAATCCACGGGTGGTCCGAACCAAACTGCTGTCTTTCGTTTCGCCCCAGTTACGCGGCGAAGAATAG
- the fliG gene encoding flagellar motor switch protein FliG, with protein sequence MNYEDLSNLQKAAIALVAFGTEVSSLVLKGLSESDVEKITVEIANLGDVPAEIEEKVIGECYQIFMARKYISQGGVDFAREILEKAVGAKKATEIMARLESSFRTSGFNLLKNIDSRQLVQFLQNEHPQTIALILSQLASHQAAGVLSELPSELQSEVALRIATMEKISPEILKDIESTLEGHFDTTNTGDLSSSGGAKTMAEILNLIESSAEKNILQSIEANNADLAAEIKNMMFVFDDIILLDDRSIQRLLKEVETKDLSIALKAASEEVRGKIYANVSERVAVMIKEEMEFMGPMRLSDVEAAQQRIVEAVRRLEEEGQIVISGRGGKEDVIV encoded by the coding sequence GTGAATTATGAAGATTTGTCAAATTTGCAGAAAGCGGCCATCGCTCTGGTAGCCTTCGGAACCGAAGTGTCATCGCTGGTACTTAAAGGCCTCTCCGAATCGGATGTGGAGAAAATAACCGTTGAGATCGCCAACCTTGGTGACGTTCCGGCAGAGATCGAAGAAAAAGTTATCGGTGAGTGTTATCAGATATTCATGGCCCGCAAATATATTTCCCAGGGCGGCGTGGATTTCGCTCGGGAAATTCTGGAAAAGGCGGTAGGGGCCAAGAAAGCCACGGAAATTATGGCCCGTCTGGAATCATCTTTCCGGACTTCCGGATTCAACCTCCTCAAGAATATCGATTCGCGCCAGCTGGTTCAATTTTTGCAGAATGAACACCCGCAGACAATTGCCCTGATTCTATCGCAACTGGCCTCACATCAGGCCGCCGGGGTACTCTCCGAACTGCCCTCGGAACTGCAGTCGGAGGTGGCTCTCCGGATTGCCACCATGGAAAAAATCTCGCCGGAAATACTGAAAGATATTGAATCGACCCTGGAGGGGCATTTTGATACCACCAATACCGGCGATCTGTCATCGTCGGGTGGGGCCAAAACCATGGCCGAAATTTTAAACCTGATAGAGAGCTCAGCCGAGAAGAATATCCTTCAGTCGATTGAGGCCAATAATGCCGATCTGGCCGCTGAAATTAAAAATATGATGTTCGTTTTCGACGATATAATTCTTCTTGACGATCGTTCCATCCAGCGCTTACTCAAAGAAGTGGAGACCAAGGATCTGTCGATTGCTCTTAAGGCCGCCTCGGAAGAAGTCCGAGGGAAGATTTATGCCAATGTCTCCGAGCGTGTGGCGGTGATGATAAAAGAGGAAATGGAGTTTATGGGGCCCATGAGGCTTTCCGACGTCGAAGCGGCTCAGCAACGTATAGTCGAAGCGGTGAGAAGACTCGAGGAGGAAGGGCAGATTGTTATCTCGGGACGCGGCGGCAAGGAGGATGTCATTGTCTAA
- a CDS encoding response regulator, with protein sequence MSRKNIIIIDDELLIRDLLYDFFSEKDWGVSVFDTAERALESLKNRKYDIALVDLKMPEIDGIALIKKIRDLYPDLPVVIMTAFPSVETAIEALRVKVEDYIIKPFNINKLYKAMDDIAENNHSRAGDRRTEDVEYH encoded by the coding sequence TTGAGCCGGAAAAATATTATTATCATCGATGATGAACTTCTTATCAGAGATCTGCTATATGATTTTTTCTCTGAGAAGGACTGGGGAGTGTCGGTTTTTGATACCGCCGAACGTGCCCTGGAAAGCCTTAAAAATCGAAAATACGATATTGCTTTGGTCGATTTAAAAATGCCGGAAATCGACGGGATAGCCTTGATAAAGAAAATCCGCGATCTTTATCCGGATCTCCCGGTTGTCATAATGACCGCCTTTCCTTCGGTTGAGACAGCCATAGAGGCCCTTCGGGTGAAAGTCGAAGATTATATCATCAAGCCTTTCAATATCAATAAGCTGTACAAGGCCATGGATGATATTGCAGAAAATAATCATTCCCGGGCTGGTGATCGCCGGACCGAAGATGTCGAATACCATTAG